The Mycolicibacterium mageritense genome contains a region encoding:
- a CDS encoding class I SAM-dependent DNA methyltransferase has product MQSPWLLWLTVYDQYELIATEYAEMFPDDFEARPFDQHFVASFAELVLRSGGDRALDAGCGPGQAAAALARCGLSAEGVDGSPAMVAIARDRYPHLSFRVADMRELPHPAASFAAVSAWYSIIHTPVDVLPALFEEFSRVLADPGWLLLGFQTGAPTLTFDEAFGRKVSMEFLRHDVADVHDALRAAGFTVYTTATRSRLPGLAETADQAFVIARRSPVQAG; this is encoded by the coding sequence GTGCAGTCTCCCTGGCTACTGTGGCTCACCGTGTACGACCAGTACGAGCTGATCGCCACCGAGTACGCCGAGATGTTCCCCGACGACTTCGAGGCCAGGCCTTTCGACCAGCATTTCGTGGCATCGTTCGCCGAACTCGTGTTGCGGTCGGGCGGCGACCGCGCGCTCGATGCCGGGTGCGGGCCCGGGCAGGCCGCCGCGGCGCTCGCGCGCTGCGGGCTTTCGGCCGAGGGCGTCGACGGCTCTCCTGCCATGGTCGCGATCGCCCGGGACCGGTACCCGCACCTGTCCTTCCGCGTCGCCGACATGCGGGAATTGCCGCACCCCGCCGCGTCCTTCGCCGCCGTCAGTGCCTGGTATTCGATCATCCACACCCCCGTCGACGTGTTGCCCGCGCTGTTCGAGGAGTTTTCCCGCGTGCTCGCCGATCCCGGCTGGCTGCTCTTGGGCTTTCAGACCGGCGCTCCCACACTGACTTTCGACGAAGCCTTCGGCCGCAAGGTGTCGATGGAATTCCTGCGGCACGATGTCGCCGATGTGCACGACGCACTGCGCGCGGCCGGCTTCACGGTGTACACGACGGCCACCCGCAGCCGCCTGCCCGGCCTCGCCGAGACTGCCGACCAGGCCTTTGTGATCGCGCGGCGATCACCCGTTCAGGCTGGGTGA
- a CDS encoding AAA family ATPase has product MTAILITGMSGVGKSTVLTELARRGHETVDTDYGDWIHVVGGEPLWREELIDNLLDRPRAGPLFVQGTVANQVRFYPRFDAVVLLTAPRDVIFHRLRTRTGNDFGKTADQLARIGRDLEETEPLLRAAATHELDTSGPLETVGAALMKIAELAGR; this is encoded by the coding sequence ATGACCGCAATCCTGATCACCGGCATGTCGGGCGTGGGCAAGTCCACCGTCCTGACCGAGCTCGCCAGACGTGGCCATGAAACGGTCGACACCGACTACGGCGACTGGATCCATGTGGTCGGTGGTGAACCGTTGTGGCGGGAGGAGCTCATCGACAACCTGCTGGACCGGCCCCGTGCCGGCCCGCTTTTCGTGCAGGGCACCGTTGCGAACCAGGTGCGGTTCTATCCGCGGTTCGATGCCGTGGTGCTGCTGACCGCACCGCGCGACGTGATCTTTCACCGGCTGCGCACCCGGACCGGCAACGACTTCGGAAAAACCGCTGATCAACTGGCCAGGATCGGTCGCGACCTCGAGGAGACCGAACCACTGCTGCGGGCCGCCGCGACGCACGAACTGGACACCTCCGGTCCGCTGGAAACGGTCGGCGCTGCGCTCATGAAGATCGCCGAACTCGCCGGGCGGTAA
- a CDS encoding PepSY-associated TM helix domain-containing protein, which produces MTTTPDDQLRTESPPVKPHTIRPLLVRLHFYAGVFVGPFILIAAVTGLLYALIPQIDNMVYRHELTVDHVGQQRLPLADQLAAARAAHPEGAVESIRPPVEPDDTTQVRLTVDDVPPDYSRTVFVDPYTGEVRGALTTYGQWMPLRAWFDELHRNLHLGAVGRNYSELAASWMWVIALAGLALWLMQRRSSAKSVVVPDRSAIGRRRTLSWHAAVGVWTVVVLLALSVSGITWSRYAGQTVNSIQAQLNTTAPSVDTALGGGTAAATSHHGHGGGETKLHGVDTVLRTAESAGLQGPMWLYPPTESGQAWQVAERKRDWPTRYDAIAVNPESGAVTDRVDFAQWPLLAKLTEWTIEAHMGLLFGIPNQIVLALTMIGLITVIVRGYRMWWQRRPTRGSDWAVGRPPVRGAIRRLPPLGIAALTVVAIAIGWCLPLFGLSLAAFLVVDVIVAVRKRGADA; this is translated from the coding sequence ATGACCACGACCCCTGACGATCAACTACGCACAGAATCCCCACCCGTCAAACCTCACACCATCCGCCCGCTGCTGGTCCGGCTGCATTTCTACGCCGGCGTGTTCGTGGGCCCGTTCATCCTGATCGCAGCCGTCACCGGGCTGCTGTATGCGCTCATCCCGCAGATCGACAACATGGTGTACCGCCACGAGCTGACGGTCGACCACGTCGGGCAGCAGCGGTTGCCGCTCGCCGACCAGCTCGCCGCGGCCCGCGCAGCACATCCCGAAGGCGCTGTCGAGAGCATCCGGCCACCGGTCGAACCCGACGACACCACGCAGGTACGCCTGACCGTCGATGATGTACCGCCCGACTACTCGCGCACCGTGTTCGTCGATCCATACACGGGTGAGGTGCGCGGAGCGTTGACCACGTACGGGCAGTGGATGCCGCTGCGCGCGTGGTTCGACGAACTGCATCGCAACCTGCACCTCGGCGCCGTCGGGCGCAACTACAGCGAGCTGGCTGCCAGCTGGATGTGGGTGATCGCGTTGGCCGGCCTCGCGCTGTGGCTCATGCAGCGCCGCTCGTCGGCCAAGAGTGTCGTGGTGCCGGATCGGTCGGCGATCGGTCGTCGCCGGACACTGTCGTGGCACGCCGCGGTGGGGGTGTGGACGGTCGTGGTGCTGCTGGCCCTTTCGGTGTCCGGCATCACGTGGTCGCGGTACGCGGGCCAGACCGTCAACAGCATCCAGGCGCAGCTGAACACCACGGCGCCCAGCGTGGACACGGCGTTGGGCGGCGGTACCGCCGCAGCCACGTCGCATCACGGGCACGGCGGCGGCGAGACCAAGCTGCACGGCGTGGACACCGTCTTGCGCACCGCCGAGTCGGCTGGGCTGCAAGGCCCCATGTGGCTGTACCCGCCGACGGAATCGGGCCAGGCCTGGCAGGTTGCCGAGCGAAAGCGCGATTGGCCGACCCGGTATGACGCCATCGCGGTCAATCCGGAGTCGGGCGCGGTCACCGACCGGGTGGACTTCGCGCAGTGGCCGCTGCTCGCCAAGCTCACCGAGTGGACGATCGAGGCTCACATGGGCCTGCTCTTCGGCATCCCCAATCAGATCGTCTTGGCACTCACCATGATCGGGCTGATCACCGTCATCGTCCGCGGCTACCGCATGTGGTGGCAGCGTCGCCCCACCCGCGGGTCGGACTGGGCTGTCGGCCGTCCGCCGGTGCGCGGCGCGATCCGCCGGCTGCCCCCGCTGGGCATCGCGGCGCTGACCGTTGTCGCGATCGCCATCGGGTGGTGCCTGCCGTTGTTCGGGCTGAGCCTCGCGGCGTTTCTGGTGGTCGACGTGATCGTGGCGGTTCGGAAGCGAGGCGCAGATGCGTAG
- a CDS encoding copper chaperone PCu(A)C, which produces MRRAAVLLIALAVAGCTRSHQEEKMAEAVSVRDQWASAAESGMTAVFGMFENSGHHDAHVVSATSQAAGMVELHEVVPDSTGAKTMRPKDGGFTIPAGGSHELVPGGDHLMLMDLKAPLQPGADVTVTVVFEDGSTLPVTAQVRDFAGGNENYQPAAPHDHG; this is translated from the coding sequence ATGCGTAGGGCAGCAGTGCTTCTCATTGCGCTCGCGGTGGCCGGATGTACGCGGAGCCATCAAGAGGAGAAGATGGCGGAGGCCGTGTCGGTCAGGGATCAGTGGGCCAGCGCCGCGGAATCGGGCATGACGGCAGTGTTCGGCATGTTCGAGAACTCGGGTCACCACGACGCGCACGTTGTGTCGGCGACGTCGCAGGCCGCGGGCATGGTCGAACTGCACGAGGTGGTTCCCGACAGCACTGGCGCAAAGACCATGCGGCCCAAGGACGGTGGCTTCACCATCCCGGCCGGTGGCTCGCATGAACTGGTTCCCGGCGGCGACCATCTGATGTTGATGGATCTCAAGGCGCCGTTGCAGCCGGGTGCCGATGTCACGGTTACCGTGGTGTTCGAGGACGGTTCGACGCTCCCCGTGACGGCACAGGTTCGCGACTTCGCCGGTGGCAACGAGAACTATCAACCCGCCGCACCGCACGACCATGGTTGA
- a CDS encoding Dyp-type peroxidase has translation MVDRSSLKVNRRRLLTGGAAALAAGAVLAESGAAHSATLQQGFGVDVEPFHGPHQSGIATAPQAHASFIAFDVKAGGGRSERDTVAAILRLWTADASRLTRGAPALADTEPELATRPARLTVTVGLGVGLFDRIGLASARPRSARELPVFAVDRIEDRWSGGDLMLQICADDPVVVAHAIRVLTKNVRSMTVQRWRQTGFRNARGADPRGTTMRNLMGQVDGTVNLAAGELDELVWLDDADAGLAGGTLMVLRRIAMQLDTWDELDRQSKEFTVGRTLDTGAPLTGHRETDEPDFAVTRNGIPVIPQNSHIALAHHRDSRERFLRRPYNYDDPPAAGQTSDTGLIFVTYQRDIDTQFLPVQRRLAEFDALNQWTTAIGSAVFVVLPGVTTPDGYLGQRLLEGASPTGTG, from the coding sequence ATGGTTGACCGGTCGTCTCTGAAGGTCAACCGGCGGCGCCTCCTCACCGGGGGTGCCGCCGCGTTGGCCGCAGGTGCCGTCCTCGCCGAATCCGGGGCGGCTCATTCCGCAACGCTGCAACAGGGTTTCGGCGTCGACGTCGAACCGTTCCACGGGCCGCACCAGAGCGGGATCGCCACCGCACCGCAGGCCCACGCGTCGTTCATCGCGTTCGACGTCAAGGCCGGCGGTGGGCGCAGCGAGCGCGATACCGTCGCCGCGATCCTGCGGTTGTGGACCGCCGATGCGTCCCGGCTGACCCGGGGAGCGCCGGCACTGGCCGACACCGAGCCCGAACTTGCCACGCGCCCAGCAAGATTGACCGTGACAGTCGGTCTGGGCGTGGGTCTGTTCGACCGGATCGGACTGGCGTCGGCACGCCCTCGATCAGCCCGAGAGCTGCCGGTGTTCGCGGTGGACCGGATCGAGGACCGGTGGTCGGGTGGTGATCTCATGTTGCAGATCTGCGCCGACGATCCGGTAGTCGTGGCGCATGCCATCCGCGTGCTGACCAAGAACGTGCGATCGATGACGGTGCAGCGCTGGCGACAGACGGGGTTCCGCAACGCGCGCGGCGCCGATCCGCGCGGCACCACGATGCGCAACCTGATGGGGCAGGTCGACGGCACGGTGAACCTCGCGGCCGGCGAGTTGGACGAGCTGGTGTGGCTGGACGACGCCGATGCGGGCCTGGCCGGCGGCACGCTGATGGTGCTCCGGCGCATCGCGATGCAACTCGACACCTGGGACGAACTGGACCGGCAGAGCAAGGAATTCACAGTCGGGCGCACGCTGGACACCGGCGCCCCGCTGACGGGGCACCGCGAAACGGACGAGCCGGATTTCGCGGTGACCCGCAACGGTATTCCGGTGATACCGCAGAATTCGCACATCGCGCTGGCCCATCACCGGGACAGTCGGGAGCGGTTCCTGCGCCGGCCGTACAACTACGACGATCCACCCGCCGCGGGCCAGACGTCCGACACCGGGCTGATCTTCGTGACGTACCAGCGCGACATCGACACGCAATTCCTGCCGGTGCAGCGGCGGCTCGCCGAATTCGACGCGCTCAACCAGTGGACCACCGCGATCGGTTCAGCCGTGTTCGTCGTGTTGCCCGGTGTCACCACGCCCGACGGATACCTGGGTCAGCGACTGCTGGAAGGGGCTAGCCCAACCGGAACAGGTTGA
- a CDS encoding class I SAM-dependent methyltransferase, whose protein sequence is MTRVEPGLGEIQETLLIPLYGRARDARARRSVLNDRRAVELVDGIDYDFSGFKGPSLSGSVLRSAIFDGWVRQFLREHPAGTVVDIGTGLNTRFDRLDNGSVRWFDVDLPDTIALRRRFFTDRDRCTMVSGSVLETDWFDTAAEAPEPYLFVIEAVLVYFTEDQARTVVTQLAERFPGALLAFDTGGAVMMRNQERNGSMKAVTARMQWVCEEPKRLESWGMQLLDSRTFATPQPEVGRGWPARYRYGLPALARIAGPAVNSYKLNLFRLG, encoded by the coding sequence GTGACGAGGGTTGAGCCCGGACTGGGCGAAATTCAGGAAACTCTGCTGATCCCGCTCTACGGCCGGGCCCGCGATGCACGTGCTCGCCGCTCGGTGCTCAACGACCGCCGGGCCGTCGAGCTCGTCGACGGGATCGACTACGACTTCAGCGGCTTCAAGGGACCGTCGCTGTCAGGTTCGGTGCTGCGTTCGGCGATCTTCGACGGCTGGGTGCGGCAGTTCCTGCGTGAGCATCCCGCGGGGACCGTCGTCGACATCGGCACGGGCCTCAACACGCGATTCGACCGGCTGGACAACGGCAGCGTCCGCTGGTTCGACGTCGACCTGCCCGACACCATCGCGCTGCGCAGGCGCTTCTTCACCGACCGGGACCGCTGCACGATGGTGTCCGGGTCGGTCCTGGAAACCGACTGGTTCGACACCGCAGCCGAGGCACCCGAGCCATATCTGTTCGTGATCGAGGCCGTGCTGGTCTACTTCACCGAAGACCAGGCGCGAACGGTGGTAACCCAACTCGCCGAACGCTTCCCGGGTGCACTGCTCGCGTTCGACACCGGCGGCGCCGTGATGATGCGCAACCAGGAGCGCAACGGGTCCATGAAAGCCGTGACGGCCCGCATGCAGTGGGTTTGCGAAGAACCGAAGCGGCTCGAGAGCTGGGGCATGCAGCTGCTCGACAGCCGCACCTTCGCAACCCCGCAACCCGAAGTCGGTCGCGGTTGGCCGGCGCGCTACCGGTACGGCTTGCCCGCGCTGGCACGTATCGCAGGCCCGGCTGTGAACAGCTACAAGCTCAACCTGTTCCGGTTGGGCTAG
- a CDS encoding GNAT family N-acetyltransferase, translating into MTDHDKAAARREIADALLNALNRRHEVLDVIVEADDRKAAVDAVAQLLGTSHAAADAVVGLSFDRITKESRRKIAAELDDLNSQLSFTVQERPASSGETLVLRAFSAEADRDIFAARTADVGASGDGSGAPAAEVDDEIRAALNRVDADEAAWFVALEGDQKVGMVFGELAGGEVNVRIWIHPDFRKRGYGTAALRKCRSEMASYFPAVPMVVRAPGAVPPA; encoded by the coding sequence ATGACCGATCACGACAAAGCCGCGGCGCGGCGCGAAATCGCCGATGCTCTGCTCAATGCGCTGAACCGCCGCCACGAGGTGCTCGACGTGATCGTGGAGGCCGACGATCGCAAAGCCGCCGTAGACGCCGTCGCGCAACTGCTCGGCACATCGCATGCCGCTGCGGACGCCGTCGTCGGGCTGTCCTTCGACCGCATCACCAAGGAATCTCGCCGCAAGATCGCCGCGGAACTCGACGATCTGAACAGTCAGCTCAGCTTCACCGTGCAGGAGCGGCCGGCAAGTTCCGGTGAAACCCTGGTGCTGCGGGCGTTTTCCGCGGAGGCCGACCGGGACATCTTTGCCGCGCGCACCGCTGATGTCGGCGCATCGGGCGACGGCTCGGGCGCCCCGGCCGCCGAGGTCGACGACGAGATCCGCGCCGCGCTGAACCGCGTGGACGCCGACGAGGCCGCGTGGTTCGTGGCCCTCGAAGGCGACCAGAAGGTCGGCATGGTGTTCGGTGAACTCGCAGGCGGCGAGGTGAACGTCCGGATCTGGATTCACCCCGATTTTCGCAAGCGCGGGTACGGCACCGCGGCGCTGCGCAAGTGCCGCTCGGAGATGGCGTCCTACTTCCCGGCGGTCCCGATGGTGGTGCGTGCACCTGGAGCGGTGCCGCCGGCCTGA
- a CDS encoding enoyl-CoA hydratase-related protein — MTATTSLDYDGDIAILDLGDDENRFSPEFLDEVDAQLDAVLERGAHGLVTTADSKFYSNGLDLDWLGAHSDQGPWYVGRVQGLLARFLTLPIPTAAAVVGHAFGAGAMLAIAHDFRVMRADRGYFCFPEVDIRIPFTPGMAALIQAKLTPQAAVASMTTGRRFGGPDAAAHGIVDQTAAEGGVTAAATDLLRPLGGKDSGTLGAIKQVMFGPAVQALQNP, encoded by the coding sequence ATGACCGCCACCACCTCACTGGATTACGACGGCGACATCGCCATCCTCGATCTCGGCGACGACGAGAACCGCTTCTCCCCCGAGTTCCTCGACGAGGTCGACGCGCAACTGGACGCCGTCCTCGAGCGCGGCGCACACGGATTGGTCACTACGGCCGACAGCAAGTTCTATTCCAACGGCCTCGATCTGGATTGGCTTGGCGCGCACAGTGATCAGGGCCCGTGGTATGTCGGCCGGGTGCAGGGCCTGCTGGCCCGCTTCCTGACGCTGCCCATCCCGACCGCGGCCGCGGTCGTCGGACACGCGTTCGGCGCCGGGGCGATGCTGGCGATCGCGCACGACTTCCGGGTGATGCGGGCCGACCGTGGCTACTTCTGCTTTCCCGAGGTCGACATCCGGATCCCGTTCACACCCGGCATGGCGGCGCTCATCCAGGCCAAGCTCACGCCGCAGGCCGCGGTGGCTTCGATGACGACGGGCCGGCGATTCGGCGGGCCCGACGCCGCGGCTCACGGGATCGTCGATCAGACCGCGGCCGAAGGCGGGGTCACGGCCGCGGCCACCGATCTGCTGCGCCCGTTGGGCGGCAAGGATTCCGGCACGCTCGGCGCCATCAAGCAGGTCATGTTCGGCCCTGCGGTGCAGGCACTGCAGAACCCGTAG
- a CDS encoding TetR/AcrR family transcriptional regulator: MPRPRVYDPDAVLDAVETLVVTSGPAAATIRAISEAVGLSNGALYHSFGSRAALLGQTWVRAGRRFLALQREMVDAAGSGADGIVAAARAPAVFAERHPASARLVLQIRREDTLSDDLPAPLAAELVDLEKQLVDLMIQLSITAWDRRDRAAVDTVTTCIVDLPTAILLQRNRIASTTAQDHLNAAVRAVLAVGPPPKGSS, translated from the coding sequence ATGCCCCGGCCGCGCGTCTACGATCCCGACGCCGTGCTCGACGCCGTCGAGACGCTCGTCGTGACGTCGGGTCCGGCCGCGGCGACCATCCGGGCGATCAGTGAGGCGGTCGGACTGTCCAACGGCGCGCTGTACCACTCGTTCGGCTCCCGCGCCGCGCTGCTTGGGCAGACCTGGGTGCGCGCCGGGCGCCGGTTCCTGGCGCTGCAGCGCGAGATGGTCGACGCAGCAGGATCCGGCGCCGACGGCATCGTGGCCGCGGCGCGAGCGCCTGCCGTCTTCGCCGAACGGCACCCGGCGTCGGCCCGGTTGGTGCTGCAGATCCGGCGGGAGGACACTCTGTCCGACGATCTGCCCGCACCGCTGGCCGCCGAGCTTGTCGACCTGGAGAAGCAATTGGTGGACTTGATGATTCAGCTGTCCATCACCGCATGGGATCGCCGCGACCGCGCCGCCGTCGACACCGTCACGACGTGCATCGTGGATCTTCCCACCGCAATCCTGCTGCAGCGCAACAGGATTGCCAGCACAACCGCGCAAGACCACCTGAACGCCGCGGTACGCGCCGTGCTCGCCGTCGGCCCACCACCGAAAGGAAGCTCATGA
- a CDS encoding TetR/AcrR family transcriptional regulator — MAIHDVATRVGGRPPLIAVPDIVRAGRELGMHGLSVNAVAARLGVSATALYRHIDGRWELERLVGESLLADLELIDDPSQSVEEHLLAFGVQLHRYALDHPGLAAYLQLLFPRGEAGARLLAEEVAILAGRGYPAESAALLSSSVAVLAIGLAAQHEIKAEAGDGFTRERDAAAQRLAADSALGPVHTAGRQLAPTQYLKFLLNALIRGLLTAVTPGRPVDEIVADLTAAGEDR; from the coding sequence GTGGCAATCCACGATGTCGCAACGCGGGTCGGCGGCCGGCCGCCGCTCATTGCGGTGCCCGACATCGTGCGGGCCGGCCGCGAACTGGGTATGCACGGCCTCAGTGTGAACGCCGTCGCGGCCCGGCTCGGGGTATCCGCCACGGCGCTGTACCGCCACATCGACGGCCGGTGGGAACTGGAACGGCTCGTCGGCGAAAGCCTGCTGGCCGACCTCGAACTCATCGACGATCCCAGCCAAAGCGTCGAAGAACATCTGCTGGCCTTCGGGGTGCAGCTGCACCGGTACGCACTCGACCATCCGGGGTTGGCCGCCTATCTGCAGCTGCTGTTCCCGCGTGGCGAGGCCGGTGCGCGGCTGCTCGCCGAAGAGGTCGCGATCCTCGCCGGGCGGGGTTACCCCGCCGAATCCGCCGCGCTGCTCAGCAGCTCGGTCGCCGTGCTGGCCATCGGTCTGGCAGCCCAGCACGAGATCAAGGCGGAGGCCGGCGACGGGTTCACCCGCGAACGCGATGCCGCCGCGCAGCGGCTGGCCGCGGACTCCGCGCTCGGTCCGGTCCACACCGCGGGCCGGCAGCTGGCACCCACGCAGTATCTGAAGTTTCTTCTCAACGCCCTGATCCGGGGACTGCTCACGGCAGTGACGCCCGGCCGACCTGTAGACGAGATCGTGGCGGACCTGACCGCCGCGGGAGAGGACCGCTGA
- a CDS encoding ABC transporter ATP-binding protein/permease, translating to MARGFQGVMMRGFGARDHQATVVSTEQVTPNLLRIRMVSPTLFEDHVAAPTSYLRFWVPDPEGSKTEYQRAYTMTEPDVDTGHFTIDVVLHEPSGPASKWARTAEPGATVPVMTLGSPGFSVPEDPPAGYLLIGDAAATPAINGIIGAVPHDIPIEVYLEQHDESDLLIPIAEHPRLNLHWVPRADATSLAHAIEARDWSDWYCWVTPEAGSLKHLRTRLRDEFGFPKTELHAQAYWTEGRAMGTKRDDETAAQSTAPKPVVAEHPDTKPVATRGNWRAQAAGRLLAPLRNQLIVSGVLQALITLVQLAPFVLLVELARLLLSDAGADRLWTLGLTAVGLLGTGTFLAAALTLWLHWVDARFARELRTRLLTKMSRLPLGWFIARGSGSIKQLVQDDTLSLHYLVTHAIPDAVAAVVAPVAVLIYLFVVDWRLALVMFVPVLTYVVLMSVMMIQSGPRIAQAQRWAERMSGEAGAYLEGQPVVRVFGGAASSSFRRRLDEYIGFLVAWQRPFTGKKSLMDLVTRPGTFLWLIAVVGTPLIISDAMNPVDLLPFLLLGTTFGVRLLGVGYGLGGIRGGMLAARRIQTALDEAELAVTPADAVDSAGAVVFDDVTFAYRPGVPVIEGVSLTLRPGTVTALVGPSGSGKSTLAALLARFHDVGEGAIRVGGKDIRSLPADELYRQVGFVLQETQLVHGTVAENIALADPDADLERIQQAARDAQIHDRILRLPDGYDTMLGAAANLSGGERQRLTIARAILADTPVLILDEATAFADPESEYLVQQAINRLTEDRTVLVIAHRLHTITHADQIVVLDHGRIAETGTHDELLAAGGRYRQLWETGQRHTVSAGEAAR from the coding sequence ATGGCACGCGGATTCCAGGGAGTGATGATGCGCGGGTTCGGCGCCCGCGATCACCAGGCCACTGTGGTCAGTACCGAGCAGGTGACGCCGAATCTGCTTCGTATCCGGATGGTTTCGCCCACCCTGTTCGAGGACCACGTGGCGGCACCGACGTCCTACCTGCGGTTCTGGGTGCCGGACCCCGAAGGATCCAAGACCGAGTATCAGCGTGCGTACACGATGACCGAACCCGACGTGGACACCGGCCATTTCACGATCGACGTGGTGCTGCACGAACCGTCCGGTCCGGCGTCGAAATGGGCCAGGACCGCCGAACCCGGCGCCACCGTGCCGGTGATGACGCTCGGGTCACCGGGCTTCAGCGTGCCCGAAGATCCGCCGGCCGGTTACCTGCTGATCGGCGACGCCGCCGCGACGCCGGCCATCAACGGCATCATCGGCGCTGTCCCGCACGACATTCCGATCGAGGTCTATCTCGAGCAGCACGACGAGAGCGACCTGCTCATCCCGATCGCCGAACACCCGCGGCTGAACCTGCACTGGGTGCCCCGTGCCGACGCCACGTCGCTGGCGCACGCGATCGAGGCGAGGGACTGGTCGGACTGGTACTGCTGGGTCACCCCGGAAGCTGGATCGCTCAAACACCTGCGCACCCGGCTGCGCGACGAGTTCGGTTTCCCCAAGACCGAACTGCACGCCCAGGCGTACTGGACCGAGGGCCGCGCCATGGGCACCAAGCGCGACGACGAAACCGCCGCGCAGAGCACGGCGCCCAAACCCGTTGTGGCGGAGCACCCCGACACGAAGCCGGTCGCCACGCGCGGCAACTGGCGGGCTCAGGCCGCAGGGCGGCTGCTCGCGCCGCTGCGCAATCAGCTGATCGTCTCCGGGGTCTTGCAGGCGTTGATCACCTTGGTGCAGCTCGCGCCGTTCGTACTGCTGGTCGAGCTGGCCCGGCTGTTGCTGTCGGACGCAGGCGCCGACCGGCTGTGGACACTGGGCCTCACGGCCGTCGGCTTGCTGGGTACCGGGACGTTCCTGGCCGCGGCCCTGACGCTGTGGCTGCACTGGGTCGACGCGCGGTTCGCCCGCGAGCTGCGGACCCGGCTGCTGACCAAGATGTCGCGACTGCCGCTGGGCTGGTTCATCGCACGCGGCTCGGGATCGATCAAACAACTCGTGCAGGACGACACGCTGTCGCTGCATTACCTTGTCACGCACGCGATCCCGGACGCGGTCGCCGCGGTGGTCGCGCCGGTCGCGGTGCTGATCTACCTGTTCGTCGTGGACTGGCGGCTGGCCCTGGTGATGTTCGTGCCGGTGCTCACCTACGTCGTGCTGATGTCGGTCATGATGATCCAGTCCGGGCCGCGTATCGCGCAGGCGCAGCGCTGGGCCGAACGGATGAGCGGTGAAGCCGGGGCCTACCTCGAAGGCCAGCCGGTCGTGCGGGTGTTCGGCGGTGCCGCGTCGTCGAGCTTCCGGCGCCGCCTCGACGAATACATCGGCTTCCTGGTGGCCTGGCAGCGGCCGTTCACCGGCAAGAAGTCGCTCATGGATCTCGTCACCCGGCCGGGCACGTTCCTGTGGCTGATCGCCGTCGTCGGGACGCCGCTGATCATCAGCGACGCGATGAACCCTGTCGACCTGCTGCCGTTCCTGTTGCTGGGCACCACATTCGGGGTGCGCCTGCTGGGCGTGGGCTACGGGCTGGGCGGGATCCGCGGTGGCATGCTGGCGGCACGCCGAATCCAGACCGCACTCGACGAGGCCGAGCTGGCGGTCACGCCGGCGGACGCCGTCGATTCGGCCGGAGCCGTGGTGTTCGACGACGTGACCTTTGCGTACCGCCCAGGTGTCCCGGTCATCGAGGGCGTGTCGCTGACCCTCAGGCCGGGCACGGTCACGGCGCTGGTCGGGCCGTCCGGCTCGGGCAAGTCCACGCTGGCCGCGCTGCTGGCCCGGTTCCACGATGTCGGCGAGGGTGCAATCCGGGTGGGCGGCAAAGACATCCGGTCACTGCCGGCCGACGAACTGTACCGCCAGGTCGGATTCGTCCTGCAGGAAACCCAATTGGTGCACGGCACGGTGGCCGAGAACATCGCGCTCGCCGACCCAGACGCCGACCTCGAGCGCATCCAGCAGGCCGCCCGCGACGCGCAGATCCACGACCGGATCCTGCGGCTGCCCGACGGGTACGACACCATGCTGGGCGCCGCGGCCAACCTGTCCGGCGGCGAGCGGCAACGGCTCACGATCGCCAGGGCGATCCTCGCCGACACTCCTGTGCTGATCCTCGACGAGGCCACGGCATTCGCCGATCCCGAATCGGAATACCTCGTGCAGCAGGCCATCAACCGGCTGACCGAGGACCGCACGGTGCTGGTGATCGCGCACCGCCTGCACACCATCACGCACGCCGATCAGATCGTGGTGCTCGACCACGGCCGCATCGCCGAAACCGGAACCCACGACGAGCTTCTCGCGGCAGGCGGGCGCTATCGCCAACTCTGGGAGACCGGACAACGCCACACCGTCAGCGCCGGAGAGGCCGCACGATGA